The following are from one region of the Nicotiana tomentosiformis chromosome 7, ASM39032v3, whole genome shotgun sequence genome:
- the LOC104100992 gene encoding uncharacterized protein, giving the protein MNFRNMEEFWPFYMNQHSKLATRRWHFVGTLCSILCLVYTLLFNKWFVIFVPILGYGLAWYSHFYVEGNVPATFGHPFWSLLCDFKMFGLMLTGQMDREIKRLGKRPVLQVY; this is encoded by the coding sequence ATGAATTTCAGAAACATGGAGGAATTTTGGCCTTTTTACATGAACCAACACTCAAAACTAGCAACAAGGCGTTGGCATTTTGTGGGTACACTTTGCAGTATCTTGTGCTTGGTTTACACACTGCTGTTTAATAAGTGGTTTGTGATTTTTGTGCCAATTCTTGGGTATGGCTTGGCTTGGTATAGTCATTTTTATGTTGAAGGGAATGTTCCTGCAACATTTGGACACCCCTTTTGGTCTTTGTTATGTGATTTCAAGATGTTTGGTTTAATGCTCACTGGCCAAATGGATAGAGAAATCAAAAGGCTTGGGAAAAGGCCTGTTTTACAGGTCTATTAA
- the LOC104100991 gene encoding protein DEFECTIVE IN EXINE FORMATION 1, whose protein sequence is MMKTRVLLLCFLIFSSNFSHLQSEEPKTNKFREREATDDSTAYPNLDEDELLNTQCPQHLELRWQTEVSSSVYASPLIADINSDGKLEVVVPSFVHYLEVLEGSDGDKLPGWPAFHQSTVHSSPFLYDIDRDGVREIGLATYNGEVLFFRVSGYLMSDKLEIPRLKVKKNWHVGLSSDPVDRSHPDVHDDQLIQEHLMESVARHDVSTHSGNHSDSTTSAIHNETHSVLNEVHHDASNASISLPSEVSYNNSSTLEDQKRTNSSLGDAETNMANSNNSIPSSENEKISNLENGTSAGRRLLEDDVLKRSEGSASGSKDVGAATVENEEGLEADADSSFELFRDSDELADEYNYDYDDYVDEDTWRDEEFQEPEHEKLEDYVDIDAHVLCTPVIADIDNDGVSEMIVAVSYFFDHEYYKNSEHSKELGDIDIGKYVSGGIVVFNLDTKQVKWTQQLDLSTDTGNFRAYIYSSPTVVDLDGDGNLDILVGTSYGLFYVLDHKGKVRDKFPLEMAEIQGAVIAADINDDGKIELVTTDSHGNIAAWTAQGKEIWEKHLKSLVPQGPAVGDVDGDGHTDIVVPTLSGNIYVLSGKDGSFVRPYPYRTHGRVMNQVLLVDLTKRGQRKKGLTIVTTSFDGYLYLIDGPTSCADVVDIGETSYSMVLADNVDGGDDLDLIVTTMNGNVFCFSTPSPHHPLKAWRSPNQGRNNAAYRLDREGVYVTPSSRAFRDEEGKSFWVEIEIFDRYRYPSGSQAPYNVTVSLLVPGNYQGDRTIKQNKIFGQPGKHRIMLPTVAVRTAGTVLVEMVDKNGLYFSDDFSLTFHFHYYKLLKWLLVLPMLGMFGVLVILRPQEAMPLPSFSRNTNL, encoded by the exons AGATGAGGATGAATTGTTGAATACACAGTGCCCTCAGCATTTGGAGCTAAGATGGCAGACAGAAGTTAGTTCTAGCGTGTATGCCTCTCCCTTGATTGCTGATATTAACAG TGATGGGAAGCTTGAGGTTGTAGTTCCCTCTTTTGTTCATTACTTGGAAGTTCTGGAAGGTTCTGATGGAGATAAACTACCAG GATGGCCAGCTTTTCATCAGTCTACTGTTCATTCCAGTCCTTTCCTGTACGACATTGACAGGGATGGAGTGAGGGAGATAGGTTTGGCCACCTACAACGGTGAGGTGCTCTTTTTCAG GGTCTCAGGATACTTGATGTCTGATAAACTTGAGATTCCTCGGTTGAAGGTTAAAAAAAATTGGCATGTGGGTTTGAGTTCAGACCCTGTGGACCGTTCTCATCCAGATGTCCATGATGACCAACTGATCCAGGAGCATCTGATGGAGTCTGTAGCCC GTCATGATGTGTCCACTCACAGTGGCAACCATTCAGACTCTACTACATCAGCAATTCACAATGAGACGCATTCTGTTCTGAATGAAGTCCACCATGATGCATCCAACGCTTCAATATCTTTGCCATCAGAAGTTTCATATAACAATTCGTCTACTTTAGAAGACCAAAAGAGGACAAATAGTAGTCTAGGTGATGCAGAAACTAACATGGCTAACTCGAACAATAGTATTCCGAGTTCTGAAAACGAGAAAATTAGCAATTTGGAGAATGGAACCAGTGCTGGAAGAAGACTTCTTGAAGATGATGTTTTGAAAAGATCTGAGGGAAGTGCTTCTGGGTCAAAAGATGTTGGAGCTGCGACTGTGGAAAATGAAGAAGGCCTAGAAGCAGATGCCGATTCATCTTTTGAGTTATTTCGTGACAGTGATGAGCTGGCAGATGAGTATAATTATGACTATGATGATTATGTTGATGAGGACACGTGGAGAGACGAAGAATTTCAGGAGCCAGAACATGAGAAATTGGAGGATTATGTGGATATTGATGCTCATGTTTTATGTACACCT GTCATAGCGGACATTGATAATGATGGGGTGTCAGAAATGATTGTTGCAGTTTCTTATTTCTTTGACCATGA GTACTATAAAAATTCAGAGCATTCAAAGGAGCTTGGAGACATTGACATTGGAAAATATGTATCTGGTGGTATTGTTGTTTTTAATCTAGATACCAAGCAAGTCAAGTGGACTCAACAGCTGGACCTAAGTACTGACACGGGGAACTTCCGTGCCTACATATATTCTTCCCCTACGGTAGTTGATCTGGATGGTGATGGAAATTTGGACATTCTAGTTGGGACCTCTTATGGCTTGTTTTATGTCTTGGATCACAAGG GGAAGGTGAGGGATAAGTTTCCGCTTGAAATGGCTGAAATCCAAGGAGCAGTAATTGCAGCCGATATAAATGATGATGGCAAGATTGAACTAGTTACTACAGATTCGCATGGCAATATTGCTGCATGGACTGCACAGGGCAAAGAAATTTGGGAAAAGCATCTTAAAAGCCTTGTTCCACAG GGACCTGCCGTTGGTGATGTGGATGGGGATGGCCATACTGATATCGTTGTTCCAACACTTTCTGGGAATATTTATGTTCTTAGTGGCAAGGATGGCTCGTTTGTACGCCCATATCCTTACAGGACTCATGGTAGAGTGATGAATCAAGTTCTTCTTGTTGACTTGACCAAACGTGGACAGAGGAAAAAAGGGCTTACAATTGTCACAACTTCATTTGATGGTTACTTATATCTCATAGATGGACCTACATCATGTGCTGATGTTGTAGATATTGGTGAAACATC ATACAGCATGGTCTTGGCTGACAATGTTGATGGTGGAGACGACCTCGATCTTATTGTGACAACCATGAATGGCAATGTCTTCTGTTTTTCGACGCCTTCTCCACATCATCCCCTCAAG GCATGGAGATCACCTAACCAAGGGAGAAATAATGCTGCATACCGATTAGATCGTGAGGGAGTCTATGTAACTCCATCATCAAGAGCTTTCCGTGATGAAGAAGGCAAGAGCTTTTGGGTTGAAATAGAAATTTTTGATAGATACAGATATCCATCTGGGTCTCAAGCTCCATATAATGTCACG GTGAGTTTGTTAGTACCTGGCAATTACCAAGGTGATAGAACTATTaagcaaaataaaatatttggTCAACCTGGAAAACATCGGATTATGCTCCCAACTGTTGCTGTGAGGACTGCTGGGACTGTGTTGGTGGAGATGGTTGACAAGAACGGGCTATATTTCTCTGATGATTTTTCCTTGACATTCCATTTTCATTATTATAAGCTGTTAAAATGGCTTCTCGTACTTCCTATGCTGGGGATGTTTGGTGTGCTTGTCATTCTTCGTCCACAGGAGGCCATGCCATTACCATCATTTTCGCGAAACACTAACTTGTAA